Proteins encoded in a region of the Flavobacteriales bacterium genome:
- the mdh gene encoding malate dehydrogenase, whose product MKVTVVGAGAVGASCAEYIAIKNFASEVVLVDIKENFAEGKAMDLMQTASLNGFDTKIVGSTNDYSKTANSDIAVITSGIPRKPGMTREELIGINAGIVKMVSENLIKHSPNVILIIVSNPMDTMTYLTHKVTGLPKHRIIGMGGALDSARFKYRLSEALECPSSDVDGMVIGGHSDKGMLPLTRLATRNSVRVSEFISEERLNQVKEDTKVGGATLTSMLGTSAWYAPGAAVSSLVQSIACDQHKMFPCSALLEGEYGMSDLCIGVPVILGKNGIEKIVEIDLNDEEKNKLAESAEGVKATNGLLNEVNA is encoded by the coding sequence ATGAAAGTAACAGTTGTAGGCGCAGGAGCCGTAGGTGCTAGTTGTGCAGAATATATTGCTATAAAGAATTTTGCATCTGAGGTGGTTTTAGTTGACATTAAAGAAAATTTTGCCGAAGGTAAAGCTATGGACTTGATGCAAACAGCATCGTTAAATGGTTTCGACACAAAAATAGTTGGCAGTACTAACGATTACTCCAAGACTGCAAATAGTGATATTGCAGTTATTACAAGTGGTATTCCACGTAAGCCAGGAATGACGCGTGAAGAGCTAATCGGAATTAACGCAGGTATTGTTAAAATGGTTTCTGAAAACCTGATAAAACATTCCCCCAATGTTATACTTATTATAGTAAGTAATCCTATGGATACCATGACTTATTTGACACATAAAGTTACCGGACTACCAAAACACAGAATTATTGGTATGGGCGGAGCTTTAGATAGTGCTCGTTTCAAGTATAGGTTAAGTGAGGCTTTAGAATGTCCTTCTTCGGATGTTGATGGGATGGTTATTGGTGGGCATAGCGATAAAGGAATGCTCCCATTGACTCGACTAGCGACTAGAAATAGCGTTAGGGTTTCTGAGTTTATCAGTGAGGAAAGATTAAATCAAGTTAAGGAAGATACTAAAGTAGGAGGCGCTACTTTAACTTCTATGCTAGGTACTTCAGCTTGGTATGCGCCAGGAGCTGCGGTATCGTCTTTAGTTCAATCAATTGCTTGTGATCAGCATAAAATGTTCCCTTGTTCTGCATTATTAGAAGGTGAATATGGCATGAGTGACTTGTGCATAGGAGTTCCTGTAATTTTAGGTAAAAATGGTATCGAAAAGATCGTAGAAATTGACCTTAATGATGAAGAAAAAAACAAACTTGCTGAATCAGCAGAAGGTGTTAAGGCAACTAACGGTTTGCTTAATGAAGTGAACGCTTAA
- a CDS encoding FG-GAP-like repeat-containing protein has product MKNALILFLLIAPLALFSQFLNRSDISIIENGSLIKNPLTGGLNSCQLSNIDLNNDGKKDIFVFERIGDRVLCFLNANDGVGTDFDYSVEYSHDFPELKKWALLIDYNCDGKEDIFTYNDSYVKVYKNTSQGENINFQIETTALISDLGPILSAIIISEVDIPSFVDVDGDGDVDVLTFKQSGGYVEYHQNQSQELYGNCDSLVFELKTDCWGEFFEGLNTYDFNSCEEDAIINQPQIRSSGAHSGSSTLALDIDGDNDMDFILGDVSFNNLNMLTNGGDSQSANMVSVNQDFPIGNGSDISAEINSFPAAFYLDINNDNIRDLVVSPNINNNAENFESIMVFLNTGADNNPTFEFSQKDFLQDNTLDFGSGAYPAVIDYNNDGLKDLLIGNYGYFNNSNPSSQLALLRNIGSQTEPNFEVINRDYGGLSSIALDTILNETVNGLYPTLADLDNDGDVDMILGDNNGKLHYFQNNADDGQDALFELENVSFFSIDIGQHATPFLYDMNNDNLFDLIIGQVDGTLSYAENTGTPYSPIFNSLIDDFGGISVNNDESLYGFSTPYVFEKDNEINILIGSESGLIYHYQSVNNNLSSNFELISNNFQWINDGKNTAVLFEDFTADNKRDLFLGMETGGLFYFKNDSVGTGIKNNIYKSAVDIFPNPFNDYINIDTDKETILSIYSVLGRLVQKEKIYQPSSISLGHLPTSSYFVHIQQDKLSEWKKIIKK; this is encoded by the coding sequence ATGAAAAATGCCCTTATTCTATTTCTTCTTATAGCTCCATTGGCGCTATTTAGTCAGTTCCTCAATAGATCAGACATTTCAATTATTGAAAACGGAAGCCTAATAAAAAATCCCCTTACAGGCGGACTCAATTCATGTCAACTATCTAATATAGACCTCAATAACGATGGCAAAAAAGATATTTTTGTATTTGAAAGAATCGGTGATAGAGTATTATGTTTTTTGAATGCTAATGACGGGGTAGGAACAGATTTTGACTATTCTGTAGAATATAGCCATGATTTTCCTGAGCTAAAGAAATGGGCTTTATTAATTGATTACAACTGCGATGGAAAAGAAGATATCTTTACCTACAACGACAGTTACGTTAAAGTCTACAAAAACACTTCACAAGGAGAAAATATAAATTTTCAAATCGAAACGACTGCCTTAATAAGCGATTTAGGCCCTATACTAAGTGCTATAATAATTTCAGAAGTAGATATCCCCTCTTTTGTAGATGTAGATGGAGATGGGGATGTCGATGTGTTAACGTTCAAACAAAGTGGTGGTTATGTTGAATATCATCAGAATCAAAGCCAAGAGCTTTATGGCAATTGCGACAGCTTAGTTTTTGAATTAAAGACAGATTGTTGGGGAGAATTTTTTGAAGGATTAAACACTTATGATTTCAACAGTTGTGAAGAAGATGCTATAATTAATCAGCCTCAAATTCGATCTTCTGGAGCTCATAGCGGCTCATCAACACTTGCTCTTGACATAGATGGCGATAACGACATGGATTTTATTCTGGGTGATGTATCGTTTAACAATTTAAATATGTTAACCAACGGCGGTGATTCTCAAAGTGCAAATATGGTTTCTGTAAATCAAGATTTTCCCATCGGAAACGGAAGTGATATTAGTGCTGAAATAAACTCATTTCCTGCTGCATTTTACCTTGACATTAATAATGATAATATCAGGGATTTAGTTGTTAGCCCTAACATAAATAATAACGCTGAAAACTTTGAGAGCATCATGGTATTCCTAAATACTGGCGCAGATAACAATCCAACATTTGAATTCAGTCAAAAAGATTTTCTGCAAGACAACACCTTGGACTTTGGGTCAGGCGCTTACCCTGCTGTAATAGACTATAATAACGATGGATTAAAAGACTTACTCATTGGTAATTACGGATATTTCAACAATAGCAACCCTTCATCTCAGCTTGCGTTATTAAGAAATATAGGAAGTCAAACAGAACCTAACTTTGAAGTGATTAACAGAGATTATGGTGGCCTTTCATCAATAGCACTAGATACAATTCTAAACGAAACAGTTAACGGACTTTACCCTACCCTTGCAGATTTAGATAACGATGGAGATGTAGATATGATATTGGGTGATAATAACGGAAAACTGCACTACTTTCAAAATAATGCAGACGATGGACAAGATGCATTATTTGAACTTGAAAACGTTAGCTTCTTTTCCATAGATATAGGCCAACATGCTACCCCTTTTTTATACGACATGAATAATGACAATCTATTTGACTTAATTATTGGTCAAGTAGATGGCACATTAAGTTATGCTGAAAATACTGGAACACCCTATAGTCCAATATTTAACTCATTAATTGATGACTTTGGCGGAATATCAGTTAATAACGACGAGAGCTTGTATGGGTTTAGCACTCCCTATGTTTTTGAGAAAGACAATGAAATCAATATTCTTATTGGTAGTGAAAGCGGACTAATTTACCATTACCAAAGTGTTAACAACAACCTTTCTTCCAATTTTGAACTCATTTCAAATAATTTTCAATGGATAAATGACGGTAAAAATACAGCTGTTCTTTTTGAAGATTTTACAGCTGACAATAAAAGAGACTTATTTTTAGGAATGGAGACAGGTGGGTTATTTTACTTTAAAAATGATAGTGTTGGAACTGGCATCAAGAACAACATTTACAAATCTGCAGTTGATATTTTTCCTAATCCATTCAACGATTATATAAATATTGACACTGATAAAGAAACTATTTTATCCATTTACTCCGTATTGGGGCGTTTAGTTCAAAAAGAAAAAATATATCAGCCCTCATCCATCAGCCTTGGACACCTGCCAACAAGCTCTTATTTTGTTCATATTCAACAAGATAAGTTATCAGAGTGGAAAAAAATTATCAAAAAATAA